The Thermonema lapsum sequence GCACCTTAAACAAAAACCAAACCTACACCTTAAAAATAAAAGCACCGGCACCCAAACAGCAAAGTAGATTCTCGATAGAGATACCTACTGCCGAATGGAGCGGCAACAATCGACTGAAAGTGTATGTAAACCCCAAAAAAGTACCAGAACAGTACTACGACAACAACCAAATGGAGCTTGATTTTAAAGTATTAGAAGACAACAAAAACCCTAACTTGGAAGTAACCTTCGACGGCATCCGCATCATGAATGGAGATATAGTATCGCCCAATGCGCTTATACGCATACGTTTGCACGATGACAACCCCTATCTTATCAAGCAAGATACCAGCGGTATGAGCGTCGAACTGCGCCGCCCCTGCGAAGGTTGTGGCTTTGAACGCATTTACTTCTCTAACCCGCAGGTACGATGGAGTGCCCAAAAAGGAGAGTTTGTAGTGGAATATCAAGCAAAAGATTTGGAAGACGGGCTCTACGCCCTGCGTGTGCAAGGCACCGACGCCAAAGGGAACGCTGCTGGCACGCAGCCCTATGAGGTAGAGTTCGAAGTGGTCAACGAAACCAGCATTTCGCACTTTTACCCCTACCCCAACCCCTTTTCAAGCAGTTGCCGTTTTATCTTTACCCTGACAGGCAAGGAAGTGCCCCAAGAAATCAAAATTCAAATCATGACCGTGAGCGGTAAAGTGGTGCGGGAAATCACCCAAGACGAAATCGGTCCCATCCATATAGGAAACAACATTACACAATATGCGTGGGATGGCACCGATGAATATGGCGACCGTCTGGCAAACGGTGTGTATTTATACCGGGTGCTTGTGCGCCTGAACGGCAAAATGATGCCTTTGCGGGCAACTGCCGGTGATAGGGCTTTTAAGCAAGGCTTTGGTAAGCTTTACATTTTGCGTTGAGTTGGTTTTTTGAAACCATAAGGGCAATGCTTACATCCGTTCTTGCAACAGTAGCCCCGTTTGCGTAGATAGTGTGCAGTGAGCACCATCAAGCCCTTTTCGTTAAAGTAGTAATCTACACCTTCTTGCAGTCGTGTGTCTTTCTTATGCTTTGCCATGAAGCACACTTGTTTGGTTTATTACAAAAATTCCACCCAAAATGGAGTAAAAGTAAGCATAAAAGAAAAAGAACAAAATATTATTACACAAAAAAAGCACAAATTAAGTATTTCCATAACTTGAAGCAGCATTTCTGTTAAAAAACATAAGGTGTAAAAACTTCTTTCTTATGGAAACTATTTACGAGAGCAAATACCAGCGGATACTCTACAATCCTCAACTTAACATTTTCGAAGAAATATGGCTTCCTGAAAGTGAGTTCATGAATGATGACATTTACAAGCAAGAGTTCCGGGATATTCTAAAAGCCGCCCAACCCTATCGCGGAAAAACTGACAAAATATTCATTGATGCCGTAAATGCCATGTATGTAGTAAGCCCGGAGCTACAAGAGTGGCACAATCAAAATGTGTTTGCCAAATTGATAGAGATGGGCATTACACGTTTTGCTGTCTTGTTAAGCAAAGACCTTTTCACACAGGTTTCTTACGAGCAGACCTTCGAAGAAGCCGAAGATGCTGGCTTTTTGATTGAGTATTTCGACGACCGCGAAAAAGCCCGTAATTGGCTGCTTGATAAATAAAACACAGATAAGCAACGTATTGAGTAAAAGCAGAGTGTAGGATATTATACTCTGCTTTTACTCTACATAAAGTACCAACCCTTTCAGGTACTCACCTTCCGGGTGGTAAATATTGATAGGATGGTCGATGGGTTGCGTCAATTGGTGCAAGATACGCACCTTGCGACGGGCATCGGCTGCTGCGGCAAATACCGCCTTGCGAAACAGGTCTTTATCTATATTTCCAGAGCAAGAAAAGGTAAAAAGCAAGCCCCCTTTCTTTATCTTTTTCAACGCCAAAAGATTCAAGGCTTTGTACCCTCTCATAGCATTGGGTACAGCACGGGCATTTTTGGCAAATGCCGGCGGGTCTAATACAATGACATCGTAAAAATCCTGAGGTGTTTCTTTCTCCAGATACCTGAAGCCGTCCATAGCAAAGGCTTCATGCTTACCTTCGGGGATACTATTCAGAGCTATATTTCGGGCAGCGGTTTCCAGCACAGCCGGGGCTATATCTACTGAGTGTACCAATTCAGCTCCATGAGCCAAAGCATATATGCTAAACCCACCGGTGTAGCTGAAGGTATTGAGCACCTTCATGCTGCGGCTATACCTTCCTAATAAATGGCGGTTGTCGCGCTGGTCCAGAAAGAAGCCAGTTTTCTGCCCCTGCTCCACATCTACAATAAATCGCAAACCGTTCTCTTTGATTTCTACTTCAGAACTTGCCGCTGTACTACCATACCACCCCTCTTGCAACTCCACCTGCTCGATGCGCTGAGCAACCTCTTTTATATTCAAATATACGGCATGCACACCATAAGCATACAAGCCTTCGGCTATGACAGGCAATATTTTTTCTACTCCCTTAATGAGCAGCTGCACTACTGCCACTTTGCCGTAAATATCAACAATAAGCCCCGGGAAATCGTCGCCCTCGGCATGTATGAGACGATAGGCGTTGGTGTGTTCGCTCACTACAAAGCGCTCTCTGAGCTGGTAAGCCTTTGCCATTTTCTGCTGCCAAAAAAGCGCATCTATGGTGAGCAGTTCGTGCCCAAAATGAAAGATACGACAGGCTATTTGGCTTTGGGTAGAGTAAAAGCCAAATGCCAGACGTTCGCCCCGGTAATCCTGAACTTGTACTATATCACCGTTACCTGCTTCCACGGAGCCCTCGATGGCACCCGAAAATATCCAAGGGTGGCGATGCAATACGGAACGCTCTCGCCCCTTTTTCAACTTCAACACCGGATAATTCATCAGCTCTTGCCTTCTACGTAATCCTGTAAATATGCATAGCGGGGGGTCAACTTGCCGTCTTTGGCAATGGTAGCCCGGGTAAGCACCCCCTCTTTGTCGCCGTTCATAAAATGGGGAAAAACATTTTCTATAAACTGCCTGCCAAATAAACGTGAGGCATCCAATGGCAGCTCACACGGCAAATTATCTACTGCCATGACGGTTACAAAGCGCGCATTGCTGAAGGGCGCCCGTTCTTTACCCGTGAAGGGGTCGAAATCGTAAACTGGCGACTCGATGGTGGTGGCACGAATTGTAGAGGGTACCGACCCACGTATATCACAAGTAATGTCGGCAATGATTTTTATTTTGAATGCCGGCGACTGCATGTCGTCCACTGTAAAAAGTGGTTCGGAACGTGGATTCCAAAAGTGCCCGGTAATCAGCATGTCGGCAGTAAGGGCATATTTCAAGAAGTCGCTATGGAAGCGCTCCGGATACAAATAAAACTCTTTCTCGTCGAAATAAATGCCTTCATTGGGGGCATAGTAGTCTCGCGAGGCAAGTTGTGCATAAACCGGCTTTTCGAAGGTCTGCCCCACAAATTCCTGTGGGCTCACTTTGCGAATGCCTGCGGCATCCAGCACTTCGGCAGCTCCATTGCCTACACGCCCGCGTCCGGTGAGAACTATTTTGTAATTGGTAGGCAACTTGACTTTTTTAAGCTCCTGCTTCAGCTCTTCGTAGTCTTTGCACTCATAGGCACGCTTCAACTCATAGGCGCCAAAGCGCTTGCCGTAGGTCCACAAGGCATTGTAAGCCCCTACAATGCCGGCAAAGCGCCCGAAGGCAATCAGGCGGTTGCCATCCTCGTCGGTCAAGCATTCAAAATCAATAAGAGTAATATGTTTCTGAAGAATGGTTTGCAGCAGTTTACGGTTGTAGGGTTGTTTTTTAATAGTATGCGAAAAAAACATATAGGTCTTTTCGGGAATGAGTGCTTCTATTGGTACCTCCTTTATGCCCAAAAGCAAGTCAGCCACGCTGATGTTATCTACTACGGGCAAACCTGCTTTCTCATAATCTGTATCAGGCACGCAGCGTACCGGACTTTTTTCTACATATATTTGAACCTCCGGGTAGCGCTCTTGCAAGAGCAAACATTGCTCCGGCAATAAAACCACACGCTTATCCGGAGGTGTTTTCCCTTCTCGTATTAAACCGATTTTCATAGGAAATACCTTTTAAAAAAACTGCTCACGCAGCCGGGTTTTCAAAGGTGCGAATTTAGCATAAATATGGCAAAGAGTATAGGAAAATTACAATTTTATTTGGCTTTTTTATAAAGCTATCTGCATGAAATGCTCCATAAAACAGAAAGCAAGCTGCTTTTACAAACAGCTTGCTTTCCATGCTTACCACCCCCGATAAGCAGTGAATGCACGATTACTTTTTAGATACAGGTGTATATTTTTCTGCCAATTCTGTCACTTTATGTGACAGCTGACTGACCTGCTCTTGCAAGTCATACTGCAAGTCTTTGGCTTTGTTTTTCAGACGGCGCCGGGTTTCAGCACCGCTATAAGGTGCAACCAATATACCTGCAACAAAACCAACAGCAGCACCTGCCAAAAAAGATACAAGAAGAGAGGTTGTTTTACTCATGGTCTAATTTTATTTTCAGGAGTTTAAGAAAGATTCAGCTCTTCTTAATAACCTGCAAAAACTATGCAATCACTGCGCTTTCTGTCTGTGCTGCCTGTACTATTTTCTTCACCAGCCCCTGCAGTACCTTGCCGGGTCCACACTCTACAAAGTGCACGGCACCGTCGCGATGCATATTTTGCACGCTTTGTGTCCAACGTACGGGGGCAGTCAATTGTGCAATGAGGTTTTTCTTGATGGTTTCCACGTCGGTAGCTGGCTCTGCGTTTACATTTTGATAAACGGGGCAAAGCGGAGCTGCAAAGGCGGTGGCTTCGATGGCAGTTTGTAGCTCTTGGCGAGCGGGCTCCATCAGGGGTGAATGAAAAGCCCCTCCTACCTGCAATACTAAGGCGCGTTTGGCACCGGCTTCCTTCAGGCGCTCACAAGCGCGGTTTATCCCTTTCACAGTACCCGAGATGACCAACTGCCCGGGGCAGTTGTAGTTAGCCGGCACCACCAGAAATTCGTCGCCTTCGGCACTTACTTCTTCGCATATTTTTTCTACAGTGGCATCGTCCAGTCCCAAGATAGCCGCCATGGTTGAAGGTTGTTGCTCGCAAGCCTTTTGCATAGCTTCGGCACGCTTGGCAACCAAACGCAAGCCGTCCTCAAAAGAAAGCGCACCGGCTGCCACCAAAGCAGAGAATTCTCCCAGTGAATGCCCTGCCACCATATCGGCTTGAAAAGCGGGCAACAGGCGTGCCATCACCACCGAATGAATGAAGATAGCAGGCTGCGTGACGTTGGTTTGCTTGAGCTGTTCTTCGGTTCCTTCAAACATAATGTCGGTAATGCGAAACCCGAGTATGTCGTTGGCTTGCTCAAATAATGCTTTTGCTTTGGCGTTGCTTTCGTAAAGCTCTTTGCCCATACCAGGGAACTGCGCCCCTTGTCCGGGAAATACGTATGCTTTTTTCATTTTTTCCATTTATTTTTAGCATTTACCAATGGGTAAAGATAAGAAAGGATGGCTGAATGATACAAAAAAGACCTTGGCAGTGCCAAGGTCTTTCGTCTTTACAAAGCATGAAAGAGTTTTTATCTTAAATCCACCACTTCCACACCGGGATAATCTGCAGGATTGAAGGTGAAATACTTGTCGTCCACCTTCACATTGAACTCCAGACGTGTAAAAGTATATTTATAGCGGTTTTGATTTTTTTCGAATATTTCGAAGCTCTTGATAGAATTCGAAGCTTCATTTATATGCAAACGGATTTTAAAATGGTTTTTGTTGCGGTCAATCGGCTGCAAATCAATCACATCGTATATTTTGCCCCGCTCGGCAACACGTTCTACCCAGATGTATTTGTAATCGCGCTTGTATAGGGTAAAAATTTTATCGGGTGTGATTTCCGCCTCGTCGGGTTCATAGTTAGAGATATTCACCTCGTTGGTTTGTTTGAGGTATGTCCAAAGAGTGCTTCCGTTGTTAATGACTTCTTGCTCAGGCAAAATCAAACGATATTTGTTGCCTTTCATTACGAATGTTCCTTCGGTTTTTTCATATACGTTGTGTATAGAATTGCGCATTTCATAGGTAAAATAAGCACGCAATGCTTCTACGCTCTTATATTTTTTTTCTACCTTTTGCAGAATTTCTGCTGCTTTTTGCTCGTATGAAGTTTGTGCATAGCCAATTCGGGCTATAAGCAAGACAAGGCACAGGAATAGGCGTTTTTTCATGATTCTCATTGCTTTTTATTTTCACTTTTTACAAGGTCAAGCATGTTTTTTGTTTAGTTCATTCAATAACTGTTCCAAAGCATACTCATCGGGGATGAGCACCTCGCGCGCCTTGCTTCCTTCAAAGGGTCCTACAATGCCGGCTTGCTCGAGTTGGTCGATGATGCGCCCGGCACGGTTGTAACCTATTTTCAGGCGGCGCTGCAAAAGCGAAGTGCTTCCTTGCTGGTGCATCACTACAATACGGGCTGCTTCTTCGAAGAAGGCATCGCGTTCAGACAAGTCCACCTCTCCGACTTCGTTTTCACCCGACTCGCCCACGTATTCAGGCAATAGGTAAGCCGAAGCATAGCCTCTCTGCTCACCAATAAAGTTGCAAAGGGCTTCCACTTCATGCGTATCGATGAAGGCGCACTGCACACGCACCAAGTCTGCTCCCATAGAAAAGAGCATATCCCCCATACCAACCAGTTGTTCGGCGCCACCCGTATCCAAGATGGTGCGCGAGTCCACTTTGGATGTTACCCGGAAAGAAAGGCGTGCCGGGAAATTGGCTTTGATGATGCCGGTAATGACGTTGACCGAGGGGCGTTGGGTAGCCACCACCAAGTGAATGCCGATGGCACGTGCCAACTGCGCCAAACGGGCGATGGGCTGCTCTACTTCTTTGCCTGCGGTCATCATCAAATCTGCCAGCTCATCGATGATGAGTACGATATAGGGCATGAAACGGTGCCCATTTTCGGGGTTGAGCCGTCGCTCCAAAAATTTTTTATTGTATTCTTTGATATTGCGGCAGCCTGCTTTCTTGAGCAGGTCATAGCGTGTATCCATCTCGATACACAACGAGTAGAGTGTGTTGATGACCTTAGATGTGTCGGTGATGATAGCTTCTTCCTCGTTGGGCAGTTTGGCAAGAAAATGGCGCTCTATTTTATTGTATAAGGTAAGCTCCACCTTCTTGGGGTCCACCAGCACAAACTTCAATTCGGCAGGGTGCTTTTTGTAAAGCAAAGAAGCCAAAATTACATTCAAGCCTACCGACTTACCTTGTCCTGTCGCCCCTGCAATGAGCAGATGCGGCATCTTGGCAAGGTCAACCATGAATATCTCATTGGTTACGGTTTTACCAAAAGCAATGGGCAGGGCATATTTGGTATTGCGGAATTGCTCGCTCTCTAAAATGGGGCGCAATGCCACCAACTCACGTTTTTTGTTGGGTACTTCAATCCCTATGGTTCCTTTACCAGGGATGGGCGCAATGATGCGAATGCCCAAAGCAGAAAGACTCAATGCAATGTCGTCTTCAAGACTTTTGATTTTAGAAATACGCACCCCTGCTTTGGGCACCAACTCATAGAGCGTAACCGTAGGACCGATGGTCGCCTTGATAGACTCGATGCCGATGCCATAGTGCCCGAGGGTTTCCACTATCTTGTCTTTGTTGGCTTCCAGCTCTTCGCGTGTTACTTGCACACTTTCGGCAGGTGCTGCATCGAGCAAAGAGGTGGGCGGCATTTGATAGCGCGACAGCTCCAGGCGAGGGTCATAGGCGAAATCTAAGCTGCCTACTGCCGGTACAGCTTCCGCTTCTTCGTCCTCTATGTCACTGGCTACATCATTCACTACCGATGACACAGACGGCGCCTTTGTAGTATTGACTACCTCTACAGTAAGAGGCGTATCTTTTGAAGCTTGCTTTTTCTGAGTTTCATCAACAGAGAGGGCAATAGATGTAGCTTCGTCTGCTCTCTCTTCTTTGTTATTAGCATCATCATCATCTTCTTCATCTACTACCGCACGGAGGCTTTGAGCATCGGTTGTGTTACTTATCTCGTTGCTTTCTTCGTGCTCCTCTTCTTCCTCTTCTCCAATACGCAGCAGCTTAATGCCCATTTTTTCGATTTCCTCCTCTATCTTTTTTTCATCTTCATAAAGCAGGCGGCTCACTTCTGCTTCCTCCTTATCGACTTCTTCTTCCTCTTCCTCTTCACTATCGTTCAGAGAAGGGGTTGGCGGTGGCACGGGGTGCGTGGTTTGAGCATCAACCATACGTTTCACAATGCGCCACCGTTTCCAATCCACGCTTGTGATATTCCAGAAGTAGATGGCAAACACAATAAAACAGAGTGCCAGCCATAAGGGGGTGCCCCATCCGATGAGGGCGTGAGTCCAGCGTGCCAACTCGTAGCCTACACCGCCGGCAATCAAAGTAAAATAGTTACCCTCGGGCAGAGTTACTGCCAAGTATCCTAAAAGATAGCTAAACCAAAAAGCCAAAAAGAGAAAAAGTAAGAATGTACGTTTGAAGGCGAACAGGCGCACACGGAATATCAGGTCCACAGCGGTATGCAACAGCAGAGGCACGAGAAAAAAAGCGCCTAACCCCATCCAACGAAAGATAAAGCGGTAAGAGAGCAGCGCCCCATAGATGCCCAGCCAGTTTTCTACTTCATCGCCAGCTTCAATAACACCGGTGTTGTCGATTGCCTCCACTACGCTTTGGTCTGCCTTGGCAGTGAACAAGTAAGACGTAAACGCCAAGAGTAAATAAAAAGCAGCAAAAAATAAAGCAAAGCCAAGCGTTAGTTGCAAACGTCTGTCTTTCAGCCATCCTATACGCCTTTTGGCTTTGCGCAGCGGCTCGTTTTTAGGGGTATTCTTAGGTGTATTTTTAGTCATAGCGTCAAGAAGCAGGCATGTTTTGCAAAAGCTAATTTAACGAAATCCTTTCAATTTTCTTCACGAAGCAGCTGTTTGAGGCTACGCTTCACCAAAGCCGGACCAGCATAAACAAAGCCAGTATAAAGCTGCACAAGGTCGGCACCCGAACGCAAGCGGCGGCATACGTCGGCGGGTTCCATGAGCCCCCCCACCGAAACAATAGGAAAGCCATTGCCCGCATATTTTCGTAGCAGCTGCAGCACTTCACAGGAGCGCCCTTTCAAAGGCGCGCCACTTAAACCTCCTGCCCCGAGGGTCTCTACTTCCTCTTGTGGCGTACGCAGCCCTTGCCTGTCAATGGTGGTGTTGGTGGCTATGATGCCGGCAATGCCCGTTTGTTTGACTATCTCAATCACATCTTTCAGTTGTTCTTCATTCAAGTCAGGAGATATCTTCAATAAGATGGGTTTAGGCTGCGGCTTAGCCACATTGCGACGCTGTAGCTCCCCCAAGAGTTGTTTCAAGGGCTCTCTTTCTTGTAGTTCCCGCAGGTTGGGTGTGTTAGGCGAGCTCACATTTACCACAAAGTAATCTACATAATCAAAAAGCTTTTCAAAGCACATTACGTAGTCTTCGGCAGCACGTTCGTTGGGGGTGTTTTTGTTTTTGCCTATGTTGCCGCCTATTACTATGTTCGATTTACGTTTTTTCAGACGCTCCACGATGGCATCTACCCCATCGTTGTTGAAGCCCATGCGGTTGATGAGGGCTCGGTCGCTCACAAGGCGGAAAAGACGGGGACGGGGATTGCCCGCCTGTGGGCGTGGCGTAACGGTGCCTATCTCTACAAAACCAAAACCAAAGTATTCCCATACATCCAGCAGAAGGGCGTTTTTATCGAAGCCTGCCGCCAAGCCTATGGGATTGCGAAAACGAATGCCCCAATATGCACGTTCCAAACGCGGGTCTTCTACCACAAAAAGCCTCTTACACAAGGATTTGACAAAGGGCAGACGCATCAACAGGCGCAAACAGACAAAGGTAAAATGGTGTGCCTGCTCGGCAGGCAGTAAGAAAAGCA is a genomic window containing:
- a CDS encoding DUF5522 domain-containing protein → MAKHKKDTRLQEGVDYYFNEKGLMVLTAHYLRKRGYCCKNGCKHCPYGFKKPTQRKM
- a CDS encoding class I SAM-dependent rRNA methyltransferase codes for the protein MNYPVLKLKKGRERSVLHRHPWIFSGAIEGSVEAGNGDIVQVQDYRGERLAFGFYSTQSQIACRIFHFGHELLTIDALFWQQKMAKAYQLRERFVVSEHTNAYRLIHAEGDDFPGLIVDIYGKVAVVQLLIKGVEKILPVIAEGLYAYGVHAVYLNIKEVAQRIEQVELQEGWYGSTAASSEVEIKENGLRFIVDVEQGQKTGFFLDQRDNRHLLGRYSRSMKVLNTFSYTGGFSIYALAHGAELVHSVDIAPAVLETAARNIALNSIPEGKHEAFAMDGFRYLEKETPQDFYDVIVLDPPAFAKNARAVPNAMRGYKALNLLALKKIKKGGLLFTFSCSGNIDKDLFRKAVFAAAADARRKVRILHQLTQPIDHPINIYHPEGEYLKGLVLYVE
- a CDS encoding NAD(P)-dependent oxidoreductase gives rise to the protein MKIGLIREGKTPPDKRVVLLPEQCLLLQERYPEVQIYVEKSPVRCVPDTDYEKAGLPVVDNISVADLLLGIKEVPIEALIPEKTYMFFSHTIKKQPYNRKLLQTILQKHITLIDFECLTDEDGNRLIAFGRFAGIVGAYNALWTYGKRFGAYELKRAYECKDYEELKQELKKVKLPTNYKIVLTGRGRVGNGAAEVLDAAGIRKVSPQEFVGQTFEKPVYAQLASRDYYAPNEGIYFDEKEFYLYPERFHSDFLKYALTADMLITGHFWNPRSEPLFTVDDMQSPAFKIKIIADITCDIRGSVPSTIRATTIESPVYDFDPFTGKERAPFSNARFVTVMAVDNLPCELPLDASRLFGRQFIENVFPHFMNGDKEGVLTRATIAKDGKLTPRYAYLQDYVEGKS
- a CDS encoding YtxH domain-containing protein, translating into MSKTTSLLVSFLAGAAVGFVAGILVAPYSGAETRRRLKNKAKDLQYDLQEQVSQLSHKVTELAEKYTPVSKK
- the fabD gene encoding ACP S-malonyltransferase; this encodes MKKAYVFPGQGAQFPGMGKELYESNAKAKALFEQANDILGFRITDIMFEGTEEQLKQTNVTQPAIFIHSVVMARLLPAFQADMVAGHSLGEFSALVAAGALSFEDGLRLVAKRAEAMQKACEQQPSTMAAILGLDDATVEKICEEVSAEGDEFLVVPANYNCPGQLVISGTVKGINRACERLKEAGAKRALVLQVGGAFHSPLMEPARQELQTAIEATAFAAPLCPVYQNVNAEPATDVETIKKNLIAQLTAPVRWTQSVQNMHRDGAVHFVECGPGKVLQGLVKKIVQAAQTESAVIA
- a CDS encoding LolA family protein; the encoded protein is MKKRLFLCLVLLIARIGYAQTSYEQKAAEILQKVEKKYKSVEALRAYFTYEMRNSIHNVYEKTEGTFVMKGNKYRLILPEQEVINNGSTLWTYLKQTNEVNISNYEPDEAEITPDKIFTLYKRDYKYIWVERVAERGKIYDVIDLQPIDRNKNHFKIRLHINEASNSIKSFEIFEKNQNRYKYTFTRLEFNVKVDDKYFTFNPADYPGVEVVDLR
- a CDS encoding FtsK/SpoIIIE family DNA translocase; the protein is MTKNTPKNTPKNEPLRKAKRRIGWLKDRRLQLTLGFALFFAAFYLLLAFTSYLFTAKADQSVVEAIDNTGVIEAGDEVENWLGIYGALLSYRFIFRWMGLGAFFLVPLLLHTAVDLIFRVRLFAFKRTFLLFLFLAFWFSYLLGYLAVTLPEGNYFTLIAGGVGYELARWTHALIGWGTPLWLALCFIVFAIYFWNITSVDWKRWRIVKRMVDAQTTHPVPPPTPSLNDSEEEEEEEVDKEEAEVSRLLYEDEKKIEEEIEKMGIKLLRIGEEEEEEHEESNEISNTTDAQSLRAVVDEEDDDDANNKEERADEATSIALSVDETQKKQASKDTPLTVEVVNTTKAPSVSSVVNDVASDIEDEEAEAVPAVGSLDFAYDPRLELSRYQMPPTSLLDAAPAESVQVTREELEANKDKIVETLGHYGIGIESIKATIGPTVTLYELVPKAGVRISKIKSLEDDIALSLSALGIRIIAPIPGKGTIGIEVPNKKRELVALRPILESEQFRNTKYALPIAFGKTVTNEIFMVDLAKMPHLLIAGATGQGKSVGLNVILASLLYKKHPAELKFVLVDPKKVELTLYNKIERHFLAKLPNEEEAIITDTSKVINTLYSLCIEMDTRYDLLKKAGCRNIKEYNKKFLERRLNPENGHRFMPYIVLIIDELADLMMTAGKEVEQPIARLAQLARAIGIHLVVATQRPSVNVITGIIKANFPARLSFRVTSKVDSRTILDTGGAEQLVGMGDMLFSMGADLVRVQCAFIDTHEVEALCNFIGEQRGYASAYLLPEYVGESGENEVGEVDLSERDAFFEEAARIVVMHQQGSTSLLQRRLKIGYNRAGRIIDQLEQAGIVGPFEGSKAREVLIPDEYALEQLLNELNKKHA
- a CDS encoding quinone-dependent dihydroorotate dehydrogenase, translating into MYSLVRRLLFLLPAEQAHHFTFVCLRLLMRLPFVKSLCKRLFVVEDPRLERAYWGIRFRNPIGLAAGFDKNALLLDVWEYFGFGFVEIGTVTPRPQAGNPRPRLFRLVSDRALINRMGFNNDGVDAIVERLKKRKSNIVIGGNIGKNKNTPNERAAEDYVMCFEKLFDYVDYFVVNVSSPNTPNLRELQEREPLKQLLGELQRRNVAKPQPKPILLKISPDLNEEQLKDVIEIVKQTGIAGIIATNTTIDRQGLRTPQEEVETLGAGGLSGAPLKGRSCEVLQLLRKYAGNGFPIVSVGGLMEPADVCRRLRSGADLVQLYTGFVYAGPALVKRSLKQLLREEN